A window of Rhodococcus sp. SGAir0479 contains these coding sequences:
- a CDS encoding HNH endonuclease signature motif containing protein, with protein MNPGGLNTTAAALVALSHDDVRGLAELDLVRTTVDLSRLIEQLEALRVTAVAEIDERAVSFDTLGFRSVKQWLAANTLLEVPAAARILALGKALRREPEVAAAHESGQVSAEHAALISKFCERPPCGMPAEALPDCRRLLLDCAANPAATTMSVRTCISRLERIFESDELPPSEDVDRNEFHASKTLNGRVAVKGDLDAVTGEMLLTALSALTKPRNPNDDPTATRTAGQRRAEAFAEILRRYLDSGEAPIEGGEKPHLSLHVNARDLARADHDHDHDAWLSRDKGADAPNLFRDSDFDNRDVARLPHLGPLTIATARRLACDCHLTPVLMDDGIPLNLGRTTRTVSKKQRRALIARDHDCAFPGCGAPPAHCEGHHIHHWADGGATDLDNLVLLCRYHHRLLHHSHWAVQIGADHHPWFTPPSLVDPYKKPMPAHNRAGPHAA; from the coding sequence ATGAATCCGGGGGGACTCAACACCACAGCTGCTGCACTCGTGGCGCTCAGTCACGATGATGTGCGCGGGCTGGCCGAGCTGGATCTGGTGCGCACGACGGTCGACCTCTCGCGTCTGATCGAGCAGCTCGAAGCCCTGCGCGTGACCGCCGTGGCCGAGATCGACGAGCGCGCAGTCTCGTTCGACACGTTGGGGTTTCGTAGCGTGAAGCAGTGGCTCGCAGCCAACACGCTGTTGGAGGTACCGGCGGCTGCGCGGATTCTGGCGCTGGGGAAGGCGTTGCGGCGGGAACCGGAGGTCGCTGCGGCGCACGAGAGCGGGCAGGTTTCGGCTGAGCATGCCGCTCTGATCAGCAAGTTCTGCGAGCGGCCACCCTGCGGCATGCCCGCCGAGGCGCTGCCCGACTGCCGGCGGCTGCTGCTGGACTGCGCCGCGAATCCGGCGGCGACCACGATGAGTGTGCGCACCTGCATCTCGCGGCTCGAGCGGATCTTCGAATCCGACGAGTTGCCACCCAGTGAAGACGTGGACCGCAACGAGTTTCACGCCTCGAAGACGTTGAACGGGCGCGTGGCGGTCAAGGGTGACTTGGATGCGGTCACCGGGGAGATGTTGCTGACGGCGCTGTCCGCGCTGACGAAACCGCGGAACCCGAACGACGACCCGACTGCGACCCGCACCGCGGGACAGCGGCGGGCGGAGGCATTCGCCGAGATCCTGCGCCGCTACCTCGACTCGGGTGAGGCGCCCATCGAGGGCGGCGAGAAGCCGCACCTGTCGTTGCACGTGAACGCCCGCGACCTCGCCCGCGCCGACCACGATCACGACCACGATGCGTGGTTAAGCCGAGACAAGGGCGCTGATGCGCCGAACCTGTTCAGAGACAGCGATTTTGACAATAGGGACGTCGCCCGTCTCCCACACCTCGGACCGCTGACCATCGCCACCGCCCGCCGCCTCGCCTGCGACTGCCACCTCACCCCGGTCCTCATGGACGACGGAATCCCGCTCAACCTCGGACGCACCACCCGAACCGTGTCCAAGAAGCAGCGTCGCGCCCTGATCGCCCGCGACCATGACTGCGCCTTCCCTGGCTGCGGCGCCCCACCCGCCCACTGCGAAGGGCACCACATCCATCACTGGGCAGACGGCGGAGCCACCGACCTCGACAACCTCGTCCTGCTGTGCCGCTACCACCACCGACTCCTGCACCACAGCCACTGGGCAGTGCAGATCGGCGCCGACCACCACCCGTGGTTCACCCCACCATCACTGGTTGACCCGTACAAGAAGCCCATGCCCGCGCACAACCGCGCCGGACCCCACGCCGCGTAG
- a CDS encoding FAD:protein FMN transferase produces MSVETRWSAWGEEIAVQVTENAALGPAVGLVGAVLSDAEAACSLRRGDAEIHAVNLAQGQPVRVSVRLSGLLRSALWVARMTDGAVSPLAVEESPPGVPPIHPEPTFADIQIDDATVLAPWGVSLDVTDTAKADTADRAAALAGNRLECGVLVRIGSVVATAGHCPAGGWQVDVPGHGPVELPTRAAMATVGTDLTYGEHDPVSGQWEQVTVVADDGLWAYGGAAAAIRRGLGAVSWLEEQALAARLVDRLGRIYTTSRWSRPHAA; encoded by the coding sequence ATGTCGGTCGAGACACGATGGAGCGCCTGGGGCGAGGAGATCGCGGTGCAGGTCACCGAGAACGCCGCGCTGGGACCTGCGGTGGGCTTGGTGGGTGCAGTGCTCTCCGACGCCGAAGCGGCCTGCAGCCTGCGGCGCGGGGACGCCGAGATCCATGCCGTCAACCTGGCCCAGGGACAGCCGGTGCGCGTGAGCGTCCGCCTGTCCGGCCTGTTGCGCTCGGCGTTGTGGGTCGCGCGCATGACCGACGGTGCGGTCAGCCCGCTCGCGGTCGAGGAGTCCCCGCCCGGCGTCCCACCGATCCATCCGGAACCCACGTTCGCCGACATCCAGATCGACGACGCCACCGTGCTCGCGCCGTGGGGTGTGTCGCTGGACGTCACCGACACGGCCAAGGCCGACACCGCCGACCGGGCAGCCGCGCTCGCGGGGAACCGACTCGAGTGTGGCGTGCTGGTGCGCATCGGTTCGGTGGTCGCCACCGCGGGGCACTGCCCGGCCGGCGGATGGCAAGTGGACGTTCCCGGGCACGGACCCGTCGAACTGCCCACGAGGGCCGCGATGGCGACGGTCGGAACGGACCTCACCTATGGCGAACACGACCCGGTCAGCGGCCAGTGGGAGCAGGTGACGGTGGTGGCCGACGACGGCCTCTGGGCGTACGGGGGAGCGGCCGCAGCGATCCGGCGGGGACTCGGCGCCGTGTCGTGGCTCGAGGAGCAGGCCCTGGCGGCTCGGCTCGTCGACCGGCTCGGGCGGATCTACACGACAAGCCGGTGGAGTCGGCCTCACGCGGCGTGA
- a CDS encoding TetR/AcrR family transcriptional regulator, whose amino-acid sequence MAYRRTPAVAARLAAQRDAIFRAAVAVLSESGYQGLTIAAVAKRAGVATGSVYSHFSGKSDLVVAVFREIVGGEVEAVNAAAGPGKRATERIAAVIETFARRAMRNPKLAYTLLAEPVDAAVDVERLIFRRAFADAFAAAVADGVTDGELEPQNVPLAAASLVGATAEVLTGPLASGGDDPTVVDDLVRFALTAVGFTKR is encoded by the coding sequence ATGGCCTACCGTCGAACCCCCGCCGTCGCGGCACGGCTCGCTGCGCAGCGGGACGCGATCTTCCGGGCGGCTGTGGCGGTGCTGTCGGAGTCGGGATACCAGGGGCTGACCATCGCCGCCGTCGCGAAACGGGCCGGCGTCGCGACCGGCAGCGTGTACTCCCACTTTTCCGGTAAGTCGGACCTGGTGGTGGCGGTCTTCCGCGAGATCGTCGGGGGAGAGGTCGAGGCGGTGAACGCGGCCGCGGGTCCGGGTAAGCGCGCCACCGAGCGGATCGCGGCGGTGATCGAGACCTTCGCTCGTCGTGCGATGCGTAATCCCAAGCTCGCATACACCCTGCTCGCCGAACCGGTCGACGCAGCGGTCGACGTCGAGCGGTTGATCTTCCGTCGCGCGTTCGCGGACGCATTCGCCGCGGCGGTCGCGGACGGCGTCACCGACGGTGAACTCGAGCCGCAGAACGTGCCACTCGCGGCGGCCTCCCTGGTGGGTGCGACGGCCGAGGTCCTGACCGGACCGCTCGCGTCCGGTGGCGACGACCCCACGGTCGTCGACGACCTGGTGCGATTCGCGCTCACCGCTGTCGGCTTCACAAAGCGCTGA
- a CDS encoding crotonase/enoyl-CoA hydratase family protein: protein MSVRIERSGPVTTIVLSRPEVRNAVDGPTASALADAFRAFDADPDAAVAVLWGEGGTFCAGADLKALGTDDSNRVTPDGDGPMGPTRMQLSKPVIAAVAGHAVAGGLELALWADLRIAESDSVFGVYCRRWGVPLIDGGTVRLPRIVGAGRAMDLVLTGRAVHADEALAIGLVSRVVPTGEARAAAEALAAELAHFPQTCLREDRMSLLEQEGLPERDALASEFRHGMVAVTVDALSGAARFAAGEGRHGRFESR, encoded by the coding sequence ATGTCGGTGCGTATCGAACGATCCGGACCCGTCACGACGATCGTGCTCTCCCGTCCCGAGGTACGCAACGCGGTCGACGGTCCCACCGCGTCCGCTCTCGCGGACGCCTTCCGCGCATTCGACGCCGATCCCGACGCCGCAGTCGCGGTCCTGTGGGGCGAGGGCGGCACCTTCTGCGCCGGCGCGGACCTCAAGGCGCTCGGCACCGACGACTCCAACCGCGTCACCCCGGACGGTGACGGCCCGATGGGGCCCACGCGGATGCAGTTGTCCAAACCGGTGATCGCCGCCGTGGCCGGGCACGCTGTTGCCGGCGGGCTCGAACTGGCGCTGTGGGCGGACCTGCGGATCGCCGAGTCGGACAGTGTGTTCGGGGTCTACTGCCGGCGCTGGGGCGTACCGCTCATCGACGGCGGCACGGTCCGGTTGCCGCGCATCGTCGGGGCCGGCCGCGCGATGGACCTGGTGTTGACGGGCCGCGCCGTGCACGCCGACGAGGCCCTGGCGATCGGACTGGTCAGCAGGGTGGTGCCCACGGGCGAGGCGCGCGCGGCGGCCGAGGCGCTCGCCGCCGAACTGGCTCACTTTCCGCAGACGTGCCTGCGGGAGGACCGCATGTCGCTGCTCGAGCAGGAGGGGCTGCCGGAACGGGACGCGCTCGCGTCGGAATTCCGACACGGCATGGTCGCGGTGACGGTCGATGCACTGAGCGGCGCCGCCCGGTTCGCGGCCGGTGAAGGGCGCCACGGTCGATTCGAGTCGCGATAG
- a CDS encoding N5-glutamine methyltransferase family protein, translating into MTPPTTSNTPDALVRRLREAGCVFAEDEATVLRASAVDAEHLEWLCARRISGAPLEHVVGWVAFGDLHLDVGPGAFVPRQRTLLLARVAVAAARVRGAPTVLEAYAGVAPVATTVRHSVPEARVLAAEIDPVAADYARRNLGTGAAVYRSDSFTAVPDALRGRIDVIAAVPPYVPTTAADLLPREALEHEPDRALFAGDDGLDHVRRLIDRSYDWLADGGVLAIEMNRNQWAAAGRHARRAGFTVRRRSDGHTSVLTATRPRGRRAGHRCR; encoded by the coding sequence ATGACTCCCCCCACGACGAGCAACACGCCGGACGCGCTGGTTCGACGGCTGCGGGAGGCGGGGTGTGTGTTCGCCGAGGACGAGGCCACCGTTCTGCGGGCGAGCGCCGTGGACGCCGAGCACCTCGAATGGCTGTGCGCCCGCCGTATTTCCGGCGCACCACTCGAACACGTCGTCGGATGGGTGGCGTTCGGGGACCTCCACCTGGACGTCGGCCCCGGCGCGTTCGTCCCCCGGCAACGCACACTGTTGCTCGCCCGGGTCGCCGTCGCGGCCGCGCGCGTCCGTGGCGCCCCGACCGTGCTCGAGGCGTACGCGGGTGTCGCTCCGGTGGCCACGACAGTTCGGCACTCGGTTCCGGAGGCGCGAGTGCTCGCCGCCGAGATCGACCCGGTCGCGGCCGATTACGCGCGCCGAAACCTGGGCACCGGCGCCGCGGTGTACCGCAGCGACAGCTTCACCGCAGTGCCGGATGCGTTGCGGGGCCGGATCGACGTGATCGCCGCCGTCCCCCCGTACGTGCCGACGACAGCGGCTGATCTCCTGCCGCGGGAGGCCCTCGAGCACGAGCCGGACCGTGCACTGTTCGCCGGTGACGACGGACTCGACCATGTCCGCCGACTGATCGACCGTTCCTACGACTGGCTCGCGGACGGCGGCGTGCTCGCGATCGAGATGAACCGGAACCAGTGGGCAGCCGCGGGCCGGCACGCGCGCCGTGCCGGTTTCACGGTCCGACGCCGCAGCGACGGGCACACGTCCGTGCTCACGGCCACCCGTCCGCGCGGTCGGCGCGCCGGTCACCGCTGCCGGTAG
- a CDS encoding YncE family protein, translating into MAITPNGDRAYVTNYGSNSVSVIDTAATPPVVVATIGVGAAPARVAVDGNRAYVTDSESNTVSLIDTAATPPAAIGVGTLPFGVAVDGPRAYVANYGSNSMSVIDTATNTVVGTVPVGGNPAGVAVDGDRAYVTHLADGTVSVIDTAASPPAVVGTIPVGTNPYGVAVDGNRAYVTNLTDDTVSVIDTAASPPAVVATIPVGTHPYGVAITPNGDRAYVTNRGDNSVSVIDTAASPPAVVGTIPIGASPYGVAVDGNRVYVTNLNGTVSVIAIDQPPTLAGTPVEGMVGQPYNHAFAVTGQPAPTVTATGTLPDGLTLSPGGVLSGTPTTAGTYTFTVTASNGIGDAAVLPVVLGITDATPPPTGSLGGAGSVSWTS; encoded by the coding sequence GTGGCGATCACCCCGAACGGGGACCGCGCCTACGTCACCAACTACGGCAGCAACTCGGTGTCGGTGATCGATACCGCCGCGACCCCGCCCGTCGTCGTCGCCACCATCGGGGTCGGCGCGGCTCCGGCCAGGGTGGCGGTCGACGGCAACCGCGCCTACGTCACCGACTCCGAAAGCAATACGGTGTCGCTGATCGACACCGCCGCGACCCCGCCCGCGGCCATCGGGGTGGGCACGCTGCCGTTCGGGGTGGCGGTCGACGGCCCCCGCGCCTACGTCGCCAACTACGGCAGCAACTCGATGTCGGTGATCGACACCGCCACGAACACCGTCGTCGGCACTGTTCCGGTCGGCGGGAATCCGGCCGGGGTGGCGGTCGACGGCGACCGCGCCTACGTCACCCACCTCGCCGACGGCACGGTGTCGGTGATCGATACCGCTGCGTCCCCGCCCGCCGTCGTCGGCACCATACCGGTCGGCACGAACCCGTACGGGGTGGCGGTCGACGGCAACCGCGCCTACGTCACCAACCTCACCGACGACACTGTGTCGGTGATCGACACCGCCGCGTCGCCGCCCGCCGTCGTCGCCACCATCCCGGTCGGCACGCACCCGTACGGGGTGGCGATCACCCCGAACGGGGACCGCGCCTACGTCACCAACAGAGGCGACAACTCGGTGTCGGTGATAGACACGGCCGCGTCCCCGCCCGCCGTCGTCGGCACCATCCCGATCGGCGCGAGCCCGTACGGGGTGGCGGTCGACGGCAACCGCGTCTACGTCACCAACCTCAACGGCACGGTGTCGGTGATCGCGATCGATCAGCCGCCCACCCTCGCCGGAACCCCCGTTGAAGGGATGGTCGGCCAGCCCTACAACCACGCATTTGCCGTCACCGGCCAGCCCGCCCCGACCGTGACCGCCACCGGCACCCTGCCCGACGGACTCACCCTCTCCCCGGGCGGGGTGCTGTCCGGAACCCCCACCACCGCCGGCACCTACACCTTCACGGTCACCGCATCGAACGGCATCGGTGATGCCGCGGTCCTGCCGGTGGTCCTCGGCATCACCGACGCCACCCCGCCCCCGACCGGATCGCTCGGGGGTGCCGGCTCGGTGAGCTGGACGTCCTGA